Proteins from a genomic interval of Pantoea deleyi:
- a CDS encoding ABC transporter substrate-binding protein, translating into MRFNPIVTGLLAATLFSSGLAQAKELKSIGVTVGDLANPFFVQITKGAEMKARQLAGDKVNVTLVSSGYDLGQQVGQIDNFIAAKVDMIILNAADSKGIAPAVKRARDAGIVVVAVDVAADGANATITSDNTQAGAMACKYISDRLKAKGNVVIINGPPVSAVQNRVEGCMNELKTHPEIKLLSYNQNAKGSREGGLEVMTGLLSANPKIDAVFAINDPTAIGADLAAKQAQRSEFFIVGVDGSPDGEEALKRKNSLFVATPAQDPQVMAAKAVEIGYDILQGKPAPDKPVLIPVKLIDRDNVGSYQGWTVK; encoded by the coding sequence ATGCGTTTTAATCCGATTGTAACCGGGCTGCTGGCGGCAACGCTCTTCAGTTCCGGCCTGGCTCAGGCAAAAGAACTTAAATCTATCGGCGTCACGGTCGGCGATCTGGCTAACCCCTTCTTCGTGCAGATCACCAAAGGCGCGGAGATGAAGGCGCGTCAGCTGGCGGGCGATAAGGTGAACGTGACGCTGGTCTCCAGCGGCTACGACCTCGGCCAGCAGGTCGGCCAGATCGACAACTTTATTGCGGCGAAAGTTGACATGATTATCCTCAACGCCGCGGACTCCAAAGGGATCGCGCCGGCGGTCAAGCGGGCGCGTGACGCCGGGATCGTGGTAGTGGCGGTGGACGTGGCGGCCGATGGCGCCAACGCGACCATCACCTCCGACAACACCCAGGCGGGTGCGATGGCCTGTAAATATATCTCGGACCGCCTGAAGGCCAAAGGCAATGTGGTGATCATTAACGGCCCCCCGGTTTCGGCGGTACAGAACCGTGTGGAAGGGTGCATGAACGAGCTGAAAACCCATCCTGAGATCAAGCTGCTCTCTTACAACCAGAACGCCAAAGGCAGTCGTGAAGGCGGACTGGAGGTGATGACCGGACTGCTTTCCGCGAATCCCAAAATCGATGCGGTGTTTGCAATCAACGACCCCACGGCTATCGGTGCCGATTTAGCGGCGAAACAGGCGCAGCGCAGCGAATTCTTTATCGTCGGTGTCGATGGTTCGCCGGACGGTGAAGAGGCGCTGAAGCGCAAAAACTCCCTGTTCGTGGCAACACCGGCCCAGGATCCGCAGGTGATGGCAGCCAAAGCGGTGGAGATCGGTTATGACATCCTGCAGGGCAAACCGGCGCCGGATAAGCCGGTACTGATCCCCGTGAAGCTGATCGATCGCGATAACGTCGGCAGCTATCAGGGCTGGACGGTGAAATAA
- the phnE gene encoding phosphonate ABC transporter, permease protein PhnE — MSEFEHYYQRIRRQQKRDTLIWSLLLVALYLAAGKVAEFNLLTVWQSLPHFFDYLHEILPVLHLPLLFADGKTEGSLAYWGYRLPIQLPLIWETLQLALASTLVAVGVALVLAFFAADNTQTPASVRLAIRAFVAFLRTMPELAWAVMFVMAFGIGAIPGFLALALHTVGSLTKLFYEAIESASDKPVRGLAACGASKLQRMRFAFWPQVKPVFLSYSFMRLEINFRSSTILGLVGAGGIGQELMTNIKLDRYDQVSITLLLILIVVSLLDTLSGQLRRRVTGERA; from the coding sequence TTGAGCGAATTCGAACACTACTACCAGCGCATCCGCCGTCAGCAGAAACGTGACACGCTGATCTGGTCGCTGCTGCTGGTGGCACTCTATCTGGCGGCGGGCAAGGTCGCCGAGTTTAATCTGCTCACCGTCTGGCAGTCGCTGCCGCACTTCTTCGACTATCTGCATGAGATCCTGCCGGTGCTGCACCTGCCGCTGCTGTTTGCCGACGGTAAAACCGAAGGCTCGCTGGCGTACTGGGGCTACCGCTTACCCATTCAGCTGCCGCTGATCTGGGAAACGCTGCAGCTGGCGCTGGCCTCGACCCTGGTGGCGGTGGGCGTGGCTTTGGTGCTGGCGTTCTTCGCCGCCGACAATACGCAGACACCGGCCAGCGTGCGGCTGGCGATTCGTGCGTTCGTCGCCTTTCTGCGCACCATGCCGGAGCTGGCATGGGCGGTAATGTTTGTGATGGCGTTTGGCATCGGCGCTATCCCCGGCTTCCTGGCGCTGGCGCTGCACACGGTGGGCAGCCTGACCAAACTGTTTTATGAGGCGATCGAGTCGGCGTCCGATAAGCCGGTGCGCGGTCTGGCGGCCTGTGGGGCCAGCAAACTGCAGCGGATGCGCTTCGCCTTCTGGCCGCAGGTTAAGCCGGTTTTTCTCTCCTACAGCTTCATGCGACTGGAGATTAACTTCCGCTCCTCGACCATTCTGGGTCTGGTGGGCGCAGGCGGCATCGGTCAGGAGCTGATGACCAATATCAAACTGGATCGCTACGATCAGGTAAGCATCACGCTGCTGCTGATCCTGATCGTCGTGTCGCTGCTGGATACCTTATCCGGCCAGCTTCGTCGCCGTGTGACAGGAGAACGCGCATGA
- a CDS encoding ABC transporter permease subunit codes for MTQLARTKAPTLKRALMGDLLQTVGILPILILIVAVFGFITPNFFTEANLLNITRQASINIVLAAGMTFVILTGGIDLSVGSMLGTTAVVALVASLDPMLASLTIPMALGAGLIMGLFNGVLVAWAGLPPFIVTLGTYTALRGAAYLLANGTTVINSDINFEWIGNGYLGPVPWLIVIAFAVIAICWFILRRTTLGVHIYAVGGNIQAARLTGIKVGVVLLFVYGMSGLLSGLGGLMSASRLYSANGNLGVGYELDAIAAVILGGTSFVGGIGTITGTLIGALIIATLNNGMTLMGVSYFWQLVIKGAVIIIAVLIDKYRTRHHVS; via the coding sequence ATGACTCAACTGGCCCGCACCAAAGCCCCGACGCTGAAACGTGCCCTGATGGGCGATCTGCTGCAGACGGTGGGGATCCTGCCGATTCTTATCCTGATTGTCGCGGTGTTTGGCTTTATCACTCCCAATTTCTTTACCGAGGCGAACCTGCTCAACATCACCCGTCAGGCGTCGATCAACATCGTGCTGGCGGCGGGCATGACCTTTGTGATCCTGACCGGCGGCATCGACCTGTCAGTGGGGTCGATGCTGGGCACCACGGCGGTGGTGGCGCTGGTGGCGTCGCTCGATCCCATGCTCGCCTCCCTGACCATTCCGATGGCGCTGGGCGCGGGCCTGATCATGGGGCTGTTCAACGGCGTCCTGGTCGCCTGGGCCGGACTGCCGCCCTTTATCGTGACGCTGGGCACCTACACTGCCCTGCGTGGCGCCGCCTACCTGCTGGCGAACGGCACCACGGTGATCAACTCCGATATTAACTTCGAGTGGATCGGCAACGGCTATCTCGGGCCGGTGCCGTGGCTGATTGTGATCGCCTTTGCGGTCATCGCTATCTGCTGGTTCATCCTGCGCCGCACCACGCTGGGCGTCCATATCTACGCGGTCGGCGGCAATATCCAGGCTGCCCGACTGACCGGCATCAAGGTGGGTGTCGTGCTGCTGTTTGTCTACGGCATGAGCGGCCTGCTGTCGGGGCTGGGCGGCTTAATGAGCGCCTCGCGCCTCTACAGCGCCAACGGGAACCTCGGCGTCGGCTATGAGCTGGATGCGATTGCGGCGGTGATCCTCGGCGGCACCAGCTTTGTCGGCGGTATCGGCACCATCACCGGCACCCTGATCGGCGCGCTGATTATTGCCACGCTGAATAACGGCATGACGCTGATGGGCGTCTCCTATTTCTGGCAACTGGTGATCAAGGGGGCGGTGATCATCATCGCGGTGCTGATCGACAAATACCGTACCCGTCATCATGTGAGCTGA
- a CDS encoding D-lyxose/D-mannose family sugar isomerase: MQRSAVNHYLQQTREFFRQQDVHLPPWADYGLSQWRTRDPEAMQEILALRLGWDLTSFGADDFLQTGLTLFTLRNGSPGGRPWHKPYAEKIMHVREGQLTPMHYHPRKMEDIINRGGGNLIVELHNRQGKGLADSPVVVSLDGQRQTHAAGSQLRLSPGESVTLEAGVWHSFWGERGYGDVLVGEVSMPNDDENDNVFLTPLARFNPLDEDEAPRWLLCNDYSHGFF, from the coding sequence ATGCAACGTTCAGCGGTCAATCACTACCTGCAACAGACCCGCGAGTTTTTTCGGCAGCAGGATGTCCATCTGCCGCCGTGGGCCGACTATGGACTGAGCCAGTGGCGCACCCGCGATCCGGAGGCGATGCAGGAGATTCTGGCGCTGCGGCTGGGCTGGGATCTCACCAGTTTTGGCGCGGACGATTTTCTGCAGACCGGACTGACGCTGTTTACCCTGCGCAACGGTTCGCCGGGTGGACGCCCCTGGCATAAACCCTATGCCGAGAAGATCATGCACGTCCGCGAAGGGCAGCTCACGCCGATGCATTACCATCCGCGCAAGATGGAGGACATTATCAACCGCGGCGGCGGGAATCTGATCGTCGAACTGCACAACCGGCAAGGGAAAGGGCTGGCGGACTCGCCGGTGGTGGTGTCGCTGGACGGGCAGCGGCAGACACATGCGGCCGGTTCACAGCTGCGGCTCTCGCCGGGGGAGAGCGTGACGCTGGAGGCGGGCGTCTGGCACAGTTTCTGGGGAGAGCGCGGCTACGGCGACGTGCTGGTGGGCGAGGTGTCGATGCCCAACGATGACGAAAATGACAACGTCTTTCTGACGCCGCTGGCCCGTTTTAATCCGCTGGACGAGGATGAAGCGCCGCGCTGGCTGCTCTGTAATGACTATTCGCACGGTTTTTTTTAA
- a CDS encoding ATP-binding protein has product MQHSYPWQAGARGRLLLFNLLVVLVTLMVSVVAIVGFRHAGTIQEQAQAQTLADMNGSLALARDTANVATAAVRLSQVVGALEYQSESQRLQQNQQALQQSLSLLASAPLAARQPERLARIRARSLMLEQTINRLLLTGHQRHLQRNTMLSDLWQAQILLSHIGLLVQREQRPLPDAALREQTERLISIAIRTPSPIAVIEQLQQLMTAWRAVPLAGVTGEKVGRLLETQQRLLPLAEALEQSDLAIAYATYRIKALVAMLNDDISASVQQVALQSEARTLATHRELDSIIGFIALFVLLALAITGYAGIYIYRNLGSGLTAIAGAMTRLAQGEQNVSVPGIQRRDELGELARAFNVFARNTASLAHTSRLLKEKSNQLESTFLAMRDGFALFDNGGQLVVWNAQYAELLGIAPRALHRGVHYQQLLAPLAVDLHDPGEPQEIRLADGRTLELRFSPIPRRGMVNTVLDRTSRKTLEEALQHSQKMKAVGQLTGGLAHDFNNLLAVIIGSLALTEGQPMPGPLASRIERARQAADRAAQLTQRLLAFSRKQALFPRSVSVVTLVDNLQGLLQHSLLPGQQLIIDAQRPGWPAWIDAGQLENALMNLVVNARDAMHQQSGDIRLRIWNQRRTEGTEKRDRVTIEVIDHGCGMSAAVREQVFEPFFTTKATGSGSGLGLSMVYGFVRQSGGQIELETAPGQGTTVRLLLPRAAESAITPAVAPPPPAPAGVGSNRLVLVLDDEPAVRQTLCEHLHQLGYLTLECGDGEEALALLRQTPDIDLLISDLMLPGEINGAEVIRQAQQTWPQLATLLISGQDLRHQPVTLPLCERLAKPWQQAQLVQALQRAWQRSERLNRAQQAATVAPASR; this is encoded by the coding sequence ATGCAGCACAGTTATCCGTGGCAGGCCGGGGCGCGAGGGCGCCTGTTGCTGTTCAATCTGCTGGTGGTGCTGGTCACGCTGATGGTGAGCGTGGTGGCGATCGTGGGCTTCCGGCATGCCGGGACGATTCAGGAGCAGGCGCAGGCGCAGACGCTGGCCGACATGAACGGCAGCCTGGCGCTGGCGCGGGACACCGCTAATGTCGCGACGGCGGCGGTCCGGCTGTCGCAGGTGGTCGGGGCGCTGGAGTATCAGAGCGAATCGCAGCGGCTGCAGCAGAATCAGCAGGCGCTGCAGCAGTCGCTGAGCCTGCTGGCCAGCGCACCGCTGGCGGCCCGTCAGCCGGAGCGCCTCGCCCGGATCCGCGCCCGCAGCCTGATGCTGGAACAGACCATCAACCGCCTGCTGCTGACCGGCCATCAGCGCCATCTGCAGCGCAACACGATGCTGAGCGATCTCTGGCAGGCGCAGATTCTGCTCAGCCATATCGGCCTGCTGGTGCAGCGGGAGCAGCGGCCTCTGCCGGATGCCGCGCTGCGTGAGCAGACTGAGCGGCTGATTTCGATCGCGATCCGTACACCGTCGCCCATCGCAGTCATTGAGCAGCTTCAGCAGCTGATGACCGCATGGCGGGCCGTGCCGCTGGCTGGCGTAACCGGCGAGAAAGTCGGGCGACTGCTGGAGACGCAGCAGCGTCTGCTGCCGCTGGCGGAAGCGCTGGAGCAGAGCGACCTGGCGATCGCCTACGCCACCTACCGGATTAAAGCGCTGGTGGCGATGCTGAATGATGATATCAGCGCCTCGGTGCAGCAGGTGGCGCTGCAGAGCGAGGCACGGACGCTGGCCACCCACCGCGAGCTGGATTCGATCATCGGGTTTATCGCGCTGTTTGTGCTGCTGGCGCTGGCGATCACCGGCTATGCCGGGATCTATATCTACCGCAACCTCGGCTCGGGTCTCACGGCGATTGCCGGTGCGATGACGCGGCTGGCACAGGGTGAGCAGAACGTCAGCGTACCGGGGATACAGCGTCGTGATGAACTGGGCGAGCTGGCGCGGGCCTTTAACGTCTTTGCGCGAAATACCGCCTCGCTGGCGCACACCTCGCGGCTGCTGAAGGAGAAGAGTAATCAGCTGGAATCGACGTTTCTGGCGATGCGCGACGGCTTCGCCCTGTTCGACAACGGCGGTCAGCTGGTGGTCTGGAACGCTCAGTATGCGGAGCTGCTCGGCATTGCGCCGCGCGCGCTGCATCGCGGCGTTCACTATCAGCAGCTGCTGGCCCCGCTGGCGGTAGATCTGCACGATCCGGGGGAGCCGCAGGAGATCCGGCTGGCCGATGGCCGCACGCTGGAGCTGCGCTTCAGCCCGATTCCGCGCCGTGGCATGGTCAATACCGTGCTGGATCGCACCTCGCGGAAAACCCTGGAAGAGGCGCTGCAGCACAGCCAGAAGATGAAGGCGGTCGGGCAGCTCACCGGCGGGCTGGCGCACGATTTCAATAACCTGCTGGCGGTAATCATCGGCAGCCTGGCGCTTACGGAGGGCCAGCCGATGCCCGGCCCGCTGGCCAGCCGGATCGAGCGGGCGCGTCAGGCCGCCGATCGCGCTGCCCAGCTGACCCAGCGGCTGCTGGCCTTTTCGCGCAAGCAGGCCCTCTTTCCGCGTTCGGTGTCGGTGGTGACGCTGGTGGATAACCTGCAGGGGCTGCTACAGCACTCATTGCTGCCCGGACAGCAGCTGATCATTGATGCGCAGCGTCCCGGCTGGCCTGCCTGGATTGATGCCGGTCAGCTTGAGAATGCGCTGATGAATCTGGTGGTCAACGCACGGGATGCGATGCACCAGCAGAGTGGCGACATCCGGCTGCGCATCTGGAATCAGCGCCGGACAGAGGGCACCGAAAAGCGTGACCGCGTCACCATCGAGGTGATCGACCACGGCTGCGGCATGTCAGCCGCCGTTCGCGAGCAGGTGTTTGAGCCATTTTTCACCACCAAAGCGACCGGCAGCGGCAGCGGACTGGGGCTGTCGATGGTTTACGGTTTTGTGCGGCAGTCGGGCGGGCAGATCGAACTGGAAACCGCGCCCGGCCAGGGCACCACGGTCAGGCTGCTGCTGCCGCGCGCCGCGGAATCCGCCATAACGCCGGCGGTCGCCCCGCCCCCGCCTGCGCCCGCCGGGGTCGGCAGCAACCGGCTGGTGCTGGTGCTGGATGATGAACCGGCGGTGCGCCAGACCCTCTGCGAGCATCTGCATCAGCTGGGTTATCTGACGCTGGAGTGCGGTGACGGCGAAGAGGCGCTGGCGCTGCTGCGCCAGACCCCCGATATTGACCTGCTGATCAGCGACCTGATGCTGCCCGGCGAGATCAACGGCGCGGAGGTGATCCGCCAGGCGCAGCAGACCTGGCCGCAGCTGGCGACGCTGCTCATCAGCGGTCAGGATCTGCGCCACCAGCCGGTGACGCTGCCGCTGTGTGAACGGCTGGCGAAACCCTGGCAGCAGGCTCAGCTGGTGCAGGCGCTGCAGCGCGCCTGGCAGCGCAGCGAACGGCTTAATCGCGCGCAGCAGGCTGCCACAGTGGCACCGGCGTCCCGCTGA
- the phnE gene encoding phosphonate ABC transporter, permease protein PhnE, which yields MISHVPDIAQMKQQHRALFAAQPRYLRRLALIALAVLLYYLFFFSVFGLEWSRLLAGCQQLGRYFLRMFVWHEFASWPFGYYLSQVGITLGIVFAGTLTASLLALPLSFLAARNVMHDRAAKPLAFLMRRLFDMLRGIDMAIWGLIFVRAVGMGPLAGVLAIILQDVGLLGKLYAEGHEAVERSPGRGLSAVGANSLQKHRFGIFTQSFPQFLALSLYQIESNTRSAAVLGFVGAGGVGLVYAENMRLWNWDVVMFLTLILVVVVMVMDMISSRLRKRYISGTPVPLWQPAARD from the coding sequence ATGATCAGCCACGTACCCGATATCGCGCAGATGAAGCAGCAGCATCGCGCACTCTTCGCCGCGCAGCCGCGCTACCTGCGTCGCCTGGCGCTGATCGCGCTGGCGGTGCTGCTCTACTACCTCTTTTTCTTCTCGGTGTTCGGGCTGGAGTGGTCGCGTCTGCTGGCGGGCTGCCAGCAGCTGGGGCGCTATTTTCTGCGGATGTTTGTCTGGCATGAGTTCGCCAGCTGGCCCTTTGGCTACTATCTGTCGCAGGTCGGCATCACCCTGGGGATCGTGTTTGCCGGCACGCTGACCGCCTCGCTGCTGGCCCTGCCGCTGTCGTTTCTGGCGGCGCGAAACGTGATGCACGACCGCGCCGCCAAACCGCTGGCGTTCCTGATGCGGCGTCTGTTTGACATGCTGCGCGGCATCGACATGGCGATCTGGGGGCTGATCTTCGTCCGGGCGGTCGGGATGGGGCCGCTGGCCGGGGTGCTCGCGATTATCCTGCAGGATGTCGGTCTGCTCGGTAAGCTTTACGCCGAAGGACACGAAGCGGTGGAGCGTTCGCCGGGGCGGGGGCTGAGTGCTGTCGGAGCCAACAGCCTGCAGAAGCACCGGTTCGGCATCTTCACCCAGTCATTCCCGCAGTTCCTGGCGCTGAGCCTCTACCAGATTGAGTCCAATACCCGCTCGGCGGCGGTACTGGGTTTCGTCGGCGCGGGCGGGGTCGGCCTGGTCTATGCCGAAAACATGCGGTTGTGGAACTGGGATGTGGTGATGTTCCTGACGCTGATTCTGGTGGTGGTGGTGATGGTGATGGATATGATCTCCAGCCGCCTGCGTAAGCGCTACATCAGCGGGACGCCGGTGCCACTGTGGCAGCCTGCTGCGCGCGATTAA
- the phnD gene encoding phosphonate ABC transporter substrate-binding protein: protein MKLTSLALLTSVMAFGVSAADAPKQLNLGILGGQNATQQIGDNQCVKTFFDKELGVDTQMRNASDYSGVIQGLLGGKIDMVLSMSPASFASVYIQNPKAVDVVGIVVDDKDQSRGYHSVVIVKADSPYKKIDDLKGKSFGMADPDSTSGFLMPNQAFKKMFGGSVDDKYNNTFSSVTFSGGHEQDILGVLNNQFDGAVTWTSMVGDYNSGYTSGAFGRLIRMDHPDLMKQIRIIWQSPLIPNGPVLVSNRLPADFKAKVVSAIKKLDKEDHACFVKAVGGQQHIGEATVADYQNIIDMKRDLMKGSRG, encoded by the coding sequence CCGTCATGGCATTTGGTGTCAGCGCAGCGGATGCGCCAAAACAGCTTAACCTGGGCATTCTGGGTGGCCAGAACGCCACGCAGCAGATTGGCGACAATCAGTGTGTGAAGACCTTCTTTGATAAAGAGCTGGGTGTCGATACTCAGATGCGCAACGCCTCTGACTATTCGGGTGTGATTCAGGGCCTGCTGGGCGGCAAGATCGATATGGTGCTGAGCATGTCGCCCGCCTCGTTTGCGTCGGTCTACATTCAGAACCCGAAAGCGGTGGATGTGGTCGGCATCGTGGTCGATGACAAAGATCAGTCGCGCGGCTACCACTCGGTGGTCATCGTGAAGGCGGACAGCCCCTACAAAAAGATCGACGATCTCAAGGGCAAATCGTTTGGGATGGCCGATCCCGACTCGACCTCCGGCTTCCTGATGCCGAACCAGGCGTTTAAGAAGATGTTCGGCGGCTCGGTGGATGACAAATATAACAATACCTTCTCCAGCGTCACTTTTTCCGGCGGTCACGAGCAGGACATTCTGGGCGTGCTGAACAACCAGTTTGATGGCGCGGTCACCTGGACCTCGATGGTGGGTGACTACAACAGCGGCTACACCTCCGGCGCGTTTGGCCGTCTGATCCGGATGGACCACCCGGATCTGATGAAGCAAATCCGCATTATCTGGCAGTCTCCGCTGATCCCCAACGGGCCGGTGCTGGTCAGCAACAGGCTGCCCGCTGACTTCAAAGCGAAAGTGGTGTCGGCGATTAAAAAGCTGGATAAAGAGGATCACGCCTGCTTCGTGAAAGCGGTGGGCGGTCAGCAGCATATCGGTGAGGCGACGGTCGCCGACTATCAGAACATCATCGACATGAAGCGCGACCTGATGAAAGGCAGCCGCGGCTGA
- a CDS encoding sugar ABC transporter ATP-binding protein: protein MTARPILEMRAITRRFGSFYALKGVDLTVWPGEVHALMGENGAGKSTLMKILAGAYTASSGEILIEGQPYALKGPKEALAAGITLIYQEINLAPNLTVAENIFLGSEIAPGGLVRRRAMAEEAQRVIDRLGAQFSAWDLVSRLSIAEQQQVEIARALQRNSRILVMDEPTAALSNRETEQLFALIKRLRSEGMAIIYISHRMAEVYELSDRVSVLRDGEYVGSLTREQLNASELVRMMVGRPLSDLFNKDRTIAFGDIRLAVNHLTDGGKVHPSSLAVRAGEIVALAGLVGAGRSELAQLIFGVHKPKEGEIWIDGEKVTIQSPRDAIARGIGFLTENRKEQGLFLEMAAQENIVMATLERDARYGMLNRRKGQSIASEAIASLNIRVPHAQVRAGGLSGGNQQKLLISRWVAIGPRILILDEPTRGVDVGAKSEIYRMMQQMARQGVAILMISSELPEVVGMSDRVYVMHEGTIVGELEGSHISQENIMTLATGAHSASASET, encoded by the coding sequence ATGACAGCCAGACCCATACTGGAAATGCGGGCGATTACCCGGCGCTTCGGCAGTTTTTATGCCCTGAAGGGCGTCGATCTCACGGTCTGGCCCGGCGAGGTCCACGCGCTGATGGGCGAGAACGGGGCAGGGAAAAGCACGTTAATGAAGATTCTGGCCGGTGCCTATACCGCCAGCAGCGGGGAAATTCTCATTGAGGGCCAGCCGTACGCCCTGAAAGGGCCGAAAGAGGCGCTGGCCGCCGGGATCACCCTGATTTATCAGGAGATCAATCTGGCTCCCAACCTGACGGTGGCGGAGAACATCTTTCTGGGCAGCGAAATCGCGCCGGGCGGGCTGGTCAGACGACGGGCGATGGCGGAAGAGGCGCAGCGGGTGATCGATCGGCTCGGCGCGCAGTTCAGCGCCTGGGATCTTGTCAGCCGGCTGAGCATCGCCGAGCAGCAGCAGGTAGAGATCGCCCGCGCGCTGCAGCGCAACAGCCGCATTCTGGTGATGGATGAGCCGACCGCCGCGCTCTCCAACCGGGAAACCGAACAGCTCTTTGCGCTGATCAAACGGCTGCGCAGTGAAGGCATGGCCATCATCTACATCAGCCACCGTATGGCGGAGGTGTATGAACTGTCCGACCGCGTCAGCGTCCTGCGCGACGGGGAGTATGTCGGCAGCCTCACGCGGGAGCAGCTCAACGCCAGCGAGCTGGTGCGGATGATGGTGGGACGGCCGCTTAGCGACCTGTTTAACAAAGATCGCACCATCGCTTTCGGTGATATCCGGCTGGCGGTCAATCATCTGACCGACGGCGGCAAAGTGCACCCCAGCAGTCTGGCGGTGCGGGCCGGAGAGATCGTGGCGCTGGCCGGGCTGGTAGGCGCTGGCCGCAGCGAACTGGCGCAGCTGATCTTCGGGGTTCACAAGCCGAAAGAGGGCGAGATCTGGATCGACGGCGAGAAGGTGACCATCCAGTCGCCGCGCGACGCGATTGCCCGCGGCATCGGTTTCCTCACCGAAAACCGCAAAGAGCAGGGGCTGTTTCTGGAGATGGCGGCCCAGGAGAACATCGTGATGGCGACGCTGGAGCGGGACGCCCGTTACGGAATGCTGAACCGCCGCAAAGGCCAGAGTATCGCCAGCGAAGCCATCGCCTCGCTCAATATCCGCGTGCCGCACGCTCAGGTCCGGGCTGGCGGGCTCTCTGGCGGCAATCAGCAGAAGCTGCTGATCTCGCGCTGGGTGGCGATTGGGCCGCGCATCCTGATCCTGGATGAGCCGACCCGCGGCGTGGACGTCGGGGCCAAAAGCGAGATCTACCGGATGATGCAGCAGATGGCGCGGCAGGGCGTGGCGATTCTGATGATCTCCAGTGAGCTGCCGGAAGTGGTCGGGATGAGCGACCGCGTTTACGTGATGCATGAAGGCACCATCGTCGGTGAGCTGGAGGGCAGTCACATCAGTCAGGAAAATATTATGACGCTGGCGACCGGTGCGCACAGCGCGTCAGCCAGCGAAACTTAA
- a CDS encoding AraC family transcriptional regulator, protein MTRLEALRDAVLTHVADDLTATAIPRVDLYRVSQSIALPPAIYPPFVSLILQGEKRLQVGNQSIRYCAGESFTASCDLPATGEITGASQASPYLAVRLTLDFATIRDLLQQMPAHSPSTLTHGIAVNKVEDALADAWLRMVRLLAKPDELRVMAPLVEREILFRLLQESQGDLLRQAAEVNGHFTKSRKALLWLQTHYATACRMEELAAIAGMSLSAFHRGFRASTGLSPLQYQKQLRLYAARKALALRPGNVAAVAADVGYQSLTQFTREYTRLFGLPPARSVRTVSPNDTTAPR, encoded by the coding sequence ATGACCCGGCTTGAAGCGTTAAGAGATGCGGTACTGACCCATGTGGCGGATGACCTGACGGCAACCGCGATTCCGCGTGTGGATCTTTATCGCGTCAGTCAGTCGATCGCCCTGCCACCAGCGATCTACCCGCCGTTCGTCAGCCTGATCCTCCAGGGTGAGAAAAGGCTTCAAGTGGGCAATCAGTCAATTCGCTATTGCGCAGGAGAGAGCTTTACCGCGTCGTGCGATCTGCCCGCCACGGGTGAAATCACCGGGGCCAGTCAAGCGTCCCCCTATCTGGCCGTACGTCTGACACTCGATTTCGCGACCATCCGCGATCTGCTTCAGCAGATGCCTGCACATTCCCCCTCCACGCTAACGCACGGCATCGCCGTCAATAAGGTGGAGGATGCGCTGGCGGATGCCTGGCTGCGGATGGTTCGCCTGCTGGCAAAACCGGATGAGTTGCGGGTGATGGCCCCGCTGGTGGAGCGGGAAATCCTCTTTCGGCTGTTACAGGAATCTCAGGGCGACCTGCTGCGCCAGGCGGCAGAGGTGAACGGCCACTTCACGAAGAGTCGTAAGGCACTGCTCTGGCTGCAAACTCACTACGCCACCGCCTGCCGCATGGAAGAACTGGCGGCGATCGCGGGCATGAGTCTCTCTGCTTTTCATCGCGGCTTTCGCGCCAGCACCGGCCTTTCTCCCTTGCAGTACCAGAAACAGCTCAGGCTCTATGCGGCGCGCAAAGCCCTGGCGCTGCGCCCGGGTAACGTCGCCGCCGTGGCAGCGGATGTGGGTTATCAGAGCCTGACGCAGTTCACGCGGGAATATACGCGCCTGTTCGGGCTGCCACCTGCCCGCAGCGTCAGAACAGTCAGTCCGAACGACACAACTGCGCCCCGATAA